Proteins from a genomic interval of Pseudomonas versuta:
- a CDS encoding chemotaxis protein CheV codes for MAGVMDAVNQRTQLVGQNRLELLLFRLDGPQLYGINVFKVREVLQCPKLTMMPKSHPVVCGVASIRGATIPILDLAMATGSGALQDQSSPFVIITEYNTKTQGFLVRSVERIVNMNWEDIHPPPKGAGRDHYLTAVTRLDEQLVEIIDVEKVLAEVSPTPEAISQGVVDVETQAKALSLRVLTVDDSSVARKQVARCLQTVGVEVVSLNDGRQALDYLRKMVDEGKDPSEEFLMMISDIEMPEMDGYTLTAEIRNDPRMKNLHIILHTSLSGVFNQAMVKKVGADDFLAKFRPDDLASRVVDRINAADHSQGSPLAVNTI; via the coding sequence ATGGCCGGAGTGATGGATGCGGTTAACCAGCGCACTCAACTGGTAGGGCAAAACCGCCTTGAACTGTTGTTGTTTCGTCTGGACGGGCCACAGCTATACGGGATCAACGTGTTCAAAGTCAGGGAGGTGCTGCAATGCCCAAAACTGACAATGATGCCCAAATCCCATCCGGTGGTATGCGGTGTGGCGAGCATTCGCGGGGCGACTATTCCGATTCTCGATCTGGCGATGGCTACCGGTTCGGGGGCGCTGCAGGACCAAAGCAGCCCGTTTGTCATCATTACCGAGTACAACACCAAGACTCAGGGCTTTTTGGTGCGCTCGGTCGAGCGTATCGTCAACATGAATTGGGAAGACATTCATCCGCCGCCCAAAGGTGCCGGTCGCGACCATTACTTGACGGCCGTGACGCGGCTGGATGAGCAACTGGTCGAGATCATCGATGTGGAAAAGGTCCTGGCTGAAGTTTCGCCTACCCCGGAAGCCATTTCACAGGGTGTCGTGGATGTCGAGACTCAAGCCAAAGCGCTGTCTTTACGGGTGCTGACGGTTGATGATTCGTCGGTGGCACGTAAACAGGTTGCCCGTTGCCTGCAAACGGTCGGGGTCGAGGTGGTATCACTGAACGACGGCCGTCAGGCGCTGGATTACCTGCGCAAAATGGTAGATGAGGGTAAAGACCCGTCTGAAGAGTTTCTGATGATGATCTCGGACATCGAGATGCCGGAAATGGACGGCTACACCCTGACCGCCGAAATTCGTAACGATCCACGCATGAAAAATCTGCACATCATTCTGCATACTTCATTGTCCGGCGTATTCAATCAGGCAATGGTCAAGAAAGTCGGTGCCGATGACTTTCTGGCCAAGTTTCGCCCTGATGACCTGGCATCCCGGGTCGTTGACCGGATCAACGCAGCAGACCATAGCCAGGGTTCACCCCTGGCGGTCAACACGATTTAA
- the flgA gene encoding flagellar basal body P-ring formation chaperone FlgA translates to MNAKTTKSCHVSHSYFRLLAALCLTIIGMPSYAEEFTSPDQLIGVTQGFLEFTVEDYLATGQIEGRYQIQVNNLDPRLRLANCDKELTASLESPAQPMGRVIVRVRCEGLSPWTIFVPAQVKLFRDVVTVTHPLQRGMVIDYADVTLRERDISLINQGYLTATELAVGQKLLRPMVADQVLTLTHLEQAAAVRKGDHVVISARSGTLSVKMPGEALSDGGLSEQIRVKNLNSKRIIRARVTAPGQVEVAL, encoded by the coding sequence ATGAACGCAAAAACGACAAAATCCTGCCACGTGTCACACAGCTATTTCAGACTGCTTGCGGCCTTGTGCCTGACGATTATCGGCATGCCGTCCTACGCGGAGGAATTCACATCTCCTGATCAGCTTATCGGCGTGACCCAGGGCTTTCTTGAATTCACCGTCGAAGACTACCTTGCCACTGGTCAGATTGAAGGCCGCTATCAAATTCAGGTCAACAATCTTGATCCCCGCCTGCGCCTGGCCAATTGCGACAAGGAATTGACAGCCAGCCTCGAGAGCCCTGCCCAGCCCATGGGGCGCGTGATTGTGCGCGTGCGTTGCGAGGGGCTCTCGCCCTGGACCATCTTTGTTCCGGCCCAGGTCAAACTGTTCCGCGATGTCGTCACCGTGACCCATCCCCTGCAGCGCGGCATGGTTATCGACTACGCCGATGTCACCCTGCGCGAGCGCGATATCAGCCTGATCAACCAGGGTTACCTGACCGCGACCGAGCTGGCAGTGGGTCAAAAGCTGCTGCGGCCCATGGTCGCTGACCAGGTGCTGACCCTGACCCATCTGGAACAGGCTGCTGCCGTACGCAAAGGCGATCACGTAGTCATCAGCGCCCGTAGCGGCACATTAAGTGTCAAGATGCCCGGCGAAGCCCTGTCAGACGGTGGCCTCAGCGAGCAGATCCGGGTGAAGAACCTCAACTCCAAACGCATCATCCGGGCCCGGGTTACCGCGCCGGGGCAGGTTGAGGTGGCACTGTAG
- the flgM gene encoding flagellar biosynthesis anti-sigma factor FlgM, translating into MVIDFSRLNSAPPLTGSTRSNANQQAGSATQAAPAASPEQTSVSAPSGESVHLSQEAQQLQKIGDSLRDQPVVDKNRVAELKQAIADGSYKVDSNRVAGKLLNIEAQR; encoded by the coding sequence ATGGTCATCGACTTCAGTCGACTCAACAGTGCCCCGCCCCTAACCGGCAGCACCCGCAGCAATGCCAACCAGCAAGCAGGCAGCGCCACGCAAGCGGCCCCTGCAGCCAGCCCGGAACAAACCAGTGTCAGCGCCCCAAGCGGTGAATCTGTGCACCTCAGCCAAGAAGCTCAACAGTTGCAGAAAATCGGTGACTCGTTGCGTGACCAACCGGTGGTGGATAAAAACCGGGTCGCCGAACTGAAGCAAGCCATTGCCGATGGCAGTTATAAAGTCGACAGCAATCGTGTCGCCGGCAAACTGCTGAATATAGAAGCTCAGCGCTAG
- a CDS encoding flagella synthesis protein FlgN, translated as MHDENLLQLINDDLAPATQLLGLLQDESIALKGRDMPVLEKILARKQSLIILLEQHGRRRSEILASLGLPTNRSGLESLASHSSVGEQLLAQSDVLNQLLAQCQAANLVNGQSIQTQQAITANQLRILHGGEAPSLYDARGSTSMLNKPRAYSQA; from the coding sequence ATGCACGACGAAAATTTGCTGCAACTGATCAACGATGACCTGGCACCGGCCACGCAGCTGCTCGGCCTGTTGCAGGACGAGTCCATCGCCCTTAAAGGACGCGACATGCCGGTGCTGGAAAAAATTCTGGCGCGCAAACAGTCGTTGATCATCCTGCTTGAGCAACATGGCCGCCGACGCAGCGAGATACTGGCAAGCCTGGGCTTGCCCACCAACCGCAGCGGCCTTGAAAGCCTTGCCAGCCATTCCAGCGTAGGCGAGCAATTACTGGCGCAAAGCGATGTGCTGAACCAATTGCTGGCGCAGTGTCAGGCCGCCAACCTGGTGAATGGCCAATCGATCCAGACTCAACAGGCGATCACCGCCAATCAATTGCGCATCCTGCATGGCGGCGAAGCGCCTTCGCTGTATGACGCGCGCGGCTCAACCTCAATGCTCAACAAGCCCCGCGCTTACAGCCAGGCCTGA
- a CDS encoding flagellar brake protein: MFDSQDAPQLPKVLTTPLEVSSSLRLLQESHDPLIITFQDRSQRFQSYVVEVDRAGNCMALDEMIPRDGERFLQEGVPFRVEGFHEGVRIAWECSTRLTIDDTQGHRCYRTALPGEVLYHQRRNAFRAALKLVNLVNVQVAGEKLKAPLQGKLLDVSATGCKLRFEGDIGECMQLGQVYERFSAALPFGSMTTPVELRYLHFEEHLNITFAGMRFHNISGGVQRQVERFVYQLQREARQFDKDDY, translated from the coding sequence GTGTTCGATTCCCAAGATGCTCCGCAGCTACCCAAGGTGCTCACCACACCTCTGGAAGTGTCCTCCAGCCTGCGCCTGCTGCAAGAGAGCCATGACCCGCTGATCATTACCTTCCAAGACCGCAGCCAGCGCTTTCAGAGCTATGTCGTCGAAGTGGATCGCGCAGGCAATTGCATGGCCCTGGACGAAATGATCCCCCGCGATGGCGAACGTTTTCTTCAGGAGGGCGTACCGTTTCGGGTTGAAGGCTTCCATGAGGGCGTAAGAATTGCCTGGGAATGCAGCACCCGCCTGACCATCGACGACACCCAGGGCCACCGTTGCTACCGCACGGCCCTGCCGGGCGAAGTGCTGTACCACCAGCGGCGCAACGCCTTTCGTGCAGCGCTCAAACTGGTCAATCTGGTCAATGTGCAAGTGGCCGGCGAAAAGCTCAAGGCACCGCTCCAGGGCAAGTTGCTGGACGTATCGGCCACTGGCTGCAAGTTGCGCTTTGAAGGTGACATCGGCGAATGCATGCAACTGGGCCAGGTGTATGAGCGCTTCAGTGCAGCCCTGCCCTTCGGTTCCATGACCACGCCCGTGGAGTTGCGCTACCTGCACTTCGAGGAACACCTCAATATCACCTTTGCCGGCATGCGCTTTCACAACATCAGCGGTGGTGTGCAGCGCCAGGTCGAACGCTTTGTGTATCAATTGCAGCGTGAAGCGCGCCAGTTTGATAAAGACGACTATTAG
- a CDS encoding MFS transporter, translated as MHQIWKSFRALYFASLMMLIGSGLLSTYLALRLAADDVDGLWIGALMAANYFGLVLGGKIGHRLIARVGHIRAYATCAGIVGAAVLCHGLTDWLPMWLLLRVIVGLGMMCQYMVIESWLNEQAEDKQRGVVFSLYMIASYLGLVLGQLILVIHPALGPELLMLVALCFALCLVPVAMTRRIHPAPLHPAPMDPKFFIKRVPQSLIAVLGAGSLVGSFYGLAPLYASQQGLSTELVGLYMGCCIFAGLLVQWPLGWLSDRYDRPLLIRIFAFILAVVSLPLAILPSVPLQVLFAAGCLSALVQFCIYPLAVAFANDHIEGERRVSLTAMLLVTYGIGASIGPLVTGVLMKLFGSHMLYAFFSVAGLLLVWRIRPNAVTNLHQVDDAPLHHVAMPDSMSSSPLVAALDPRVDEQVVQDQMVDNIAPEPEAEHSEPEIKPEP; from the coding sequence ATGCATCAAATCTGGAAGTCTTTTCGAGCCTTGTATTTTGCCTCGCTGATGATGTTGATCGGCTCCGGGCTATTGAGTACTTACCTGGCCCTGCGCCTGGCTGCCGACGATGTCGATGGCTTGTGGATCGGCGCGTTGATGGCCGCCAACTATTTTGGCCTGGTGCTGGGCGGCAAGATCGGCCACCGGCTGATTGCCCGGGTTGGACATATCCGGGCGTATGCCACGTGCGCCGGTATCGTCGGGGCGGCGGTGCTGTGCCATGGTCTGACGGACTGGCTGCCGATGTGGCTACTGCTGCGGGTGATCGTCGGCCTGGGCATGATGTGCCAGTACATGGTCATCGAAAGCTGGCTTAACGAGCAGGCAGAGGACAAGCAGCGTGGCGTGGTGTTCAGCCTGTACATGATCGCCTCCTACCTGGGCCTGGTGCTCGGCCAGCTGATACTGGTGATTCACCCGGCCCTGGGCCCTGAACTGCTGATGCTGGTAGCCTTGTGTTTTGCCTTGTGCCTGGTGCCTGTGGCCATGACCCGGCGCATTCACCCGGCGCCGTTGCACCCGGCACCGATGGACCCGAAATTTTTTATCAAGCGGGTTCCGCAGTCTTTGATTGCGGTGCTTGGCGCCGGTTCGCTGGTCGGTTCCTTCTATGGCCTGGCGCCGTTGTATGCGTCGCAGCAAGGGCTGTCCACCGAACTGGTCGGCTTGTACATGGGCTGCTGCATTTTCGCCGGTCTGCTGGTGCAGTGGCCGTTGGGCTGGTTGTCGGACCGTTATGACCGGCCGTTACTGATCCGTATCTTTGCTTTCATCCTGGCGGTGGTTTCATTGCCCCTAGCAATCTTGCCCTCCGTGCCGCTGCAAGTATTGTTCGCAGCAGGCTGCTTGAGTGCTTTGGTGCAGTTCTGTATCTATCCGCTGGCGGTGGCGTTTGCCAACGACCACATTGAAGGTGAGCGCCGCGTTTCGCTGACCGCCATGTTGCTGGTGACCTACGGCATTGGCGCGAGTATCGGCCCATTGGTGACCGGCGTGCTGATGAAGCTGTTTGGCAGCCATATGCTCTACGCGTTTTTCAGCGTGGCGGGGTTATTGCTGGTTTGGCGCATACGGCCGAATGCGGTCACCAACTTGCACCAGGTTGACGATGCACCTCTGCATCACGTGGCCATGCCTGACAGCATGTCCAGCTCTCCGCTGGTGGCAGCGCTTGACCCGCGGGTGGATGAACAGGTGGTGCAGGACCAGATGGTGGATAACATCGCGCCGGAGCCTGAAGCTGAGCATTCAGAGCCTGAAATCAAGCCAGAGCCCTGA
- a CDS encoding glutamine synthetase family protein — MTGAGFLEGRRLQMARGVLLQCIMGGYPESRFYGSDDGDLALVPDPAHIYPLPWSQQPRALAICDAAEFSGESSRLSTRGQLKAVIARYAARGLAPVVATELEFFVFAPNPDPTHPFRPPVGLDGRREDGFSAFSISSNNGLRPFFSEVYECMAALGLPRDTFMHEMGVSQFEINLLHGDPLLLADQTFLFKHLLKEVALKHGLTVVCMAKPLAHTAGSSMHIHQSVVEAHSGRNVFSDQAGEPTATFRHFIGGQQAGMADFTALFAPNVNSYQRLCHPYASPNNACWSHDNRAAGLRIPASSPVARRVENRLPGADANPYLAIAASLAAGLYGIENELEPTAAIQGEFDVPDSLSLPCTLHAALERLKRSHLAMELFGKEFIEGYVASKTLELTSFYDEITPWERRVLAAQA; from the coding sequence ATGACTGGCGCGGGGTTCCTCGAAGGCCGGCGCCTGCAAATGGCCCGGGGCGTGCTGCTGCAATGCATCATGGGCGGTTACCCCGAATCGCGCTTTTACGGCAGCGATGACGGTGACCTGGCGCTGGTGCCGGACCCGGCACACATCTACCCTTTGCCCTGGAGCCAGCAGCCTCGTGCGCTAGCCATTTGCGATGCCGCTGAGTTCAGCGGTGAAAGTTCGCGCCTGTCGACCCGGGGTCAGTTGAAGGCGGTGATCGCCCGTTACGCCGCTCGTGGCCTGGCACCGGTGGTGGCCACCGAGCTCGAGTTTTTTGTGTTTGCCCCCAACCCGGATCCGACCCACCCGTTCCGTCCGCCTGTGGGTCTGGACGGTCGTCGCGAGGACGGCTTTTCGGCGTTCAGCATCAGCTCCAATAACGGTCTGCGTCCGTTCTTCAGTGAAGTCTATGAATGCATGGCGGCCCTGGGCCTGCCACGTGACACCTTCATGCACGAGATGGGCGTCAGCCAGTTCGAGATCAACCTGCTGCATGGTGATCCGCTGCTGCTGGCCGACCAGACCTTTTTGTTCAAGCACCTGCTCAAAGAAGTCGCCCTCAAGCACGGGCTGACCGTGGTGTGCATGGCCAAGCCTCTGGCACACACTGCCGGCAGCTCGATGCACATTCACCAAAGCGTGGTGGAGGCGCACAGCGGCCGCAACGTGTTCAGCGATCAGGCGGGGGAGCCGACAGCCACCTTCCGTCACTTTATCGGCGGGCAACAGGCGGGCATGGCCGACTTTACGGCGCTGTTTGCACCGAACGTCAATTCCTACCAGCGCCTGTGCCACCCGTATGCATCGCCGAACAATGCCTGCTGGTCCCATGACAACCGGGCGGCGGGGTTGCGGATCCCGGCCAGTTCGCCCGTCGCACGACGGGTCGAAAACCGCTTGCCGGGGGCTGACGCCAACCCGTACCTGGCGATTGCCGCGAGCCTTGCGGCAGGCCTGTACGGGATTGAAAACGAGCTGGAACCGACGGCTGCGATCCAGGGTGAATTCGACGTGCCGGATTCTTTGTCCCTGCCATGTACCTTGCATGCGGCCCTTGAGCGTCTCAAACGCAGTCACTTGGCGATGGAACTGTTCGGTAAGGAGTTCATCGAAGGTTACGTTGCGTCCAAGACCCTGGAATTGACCAGCTTCTATGATGAAATCACCCCCTGGGAACGCCGTGTATTGGCGGCTCAGGCTTAA
- a CDS encoding substrate-binding domain-containing protein, with translation MPKDDTHLITAHDVARHAGVSRSAVSRTFTPGASVSPHTRDKVMASARALGYQVNLIARTMNKGYSNFVGVVTAGFESPFRASLLSPITVALNRQGLMPLLMNADDPLQLEQSLHELLSYQIAGVILTSASPPLSVVQHYLKHQIPVAMINRGHELEGAEVIGSDNRGGGRLAADTLLAGGAKRLAFIGQGTHNYSSRERWEGFRDRLAEVGLSPVAVLDAAPGYDGGLGAVQQLFSASERPDALFCATDMLAMGALDGLRFKLQLSVPNDVQVIGFDDIPQAANLAYNLTTLRQNSNALAASAVAAIVARRKNFQQRSVHGSIAVSLVSRGSTIE, from the coding sequence ATGCCTAAAGACGACACTCACTTGATCACCGCCCACGATGTTGCTCGCCATGCCGGGGTCTCGCGCTCGGCGGTTTCACGCACGTTCACTCCGGGCGCCAGCGTGTCGCCGCATACCCGCGACAAGGTCATGGCTTCCGCCCGAGCACTGGGTTATCAGGTCAATCTGATCGCCCGCACCATGAACAAGGGTTACAGCAATTTCGTCGGCGTGGTCACCGCAGGCTTTGAAAGCCCGTTCCGGGCCAGCCTGTTGAGCCCGATCACCGTGGCCCTGAACAGACAAGGGTTGATGCCGCTGTTGATGAACGCCGATGACCCGCTGCAACTCGAACAGTCACTGCATGAACTGCTCAGCTATCAGATTGCCGGGGTGATTCTGACTTCGGCATCGCCGCCGCTGTCGGTGGTCCAGCATTACCTGAAACACCAGATCCCGGTGGCCATGATCAACCGCGGACACGAACTGGAGGGCGCCGAAGTCATCGGCAGCGACAACCGCGGCGGCGGTCGCCTGGCAGCCGACACCCTGCTCGCCGGCGGCGCAAAGCGCCTGGCTTTTATCGGTCAGGGCACACACAACTACAGTAGCCGGGAACGCTGGGAAGGCTTTCGCGACCGGCTCGCCGAAGTCGGCCTCAGCCCGGTGGCGGTGCTGGATGCCGCACCCGGCTATGACGGCGGGCTCGGCGCAGTCCAACAGTTGTTCAGCGCCAGTGAACGGCCCGATGCACTGTTTTGTGCAACCGACATGCTGGCCATGGGCGCGCTGGACGGGCTGCGTTTCAAGTTGCAGCTGTCCGTTCCCAACGATGTACAAGTCATAGGTTTCGACGATATTCCCCAGGCGGCAAACCTGGCCTACAACCTCACCACCCTGCGCCAGAACAGCAATGCACTGGCAGCAAGCGCGGTAGCTGCCATTGTCGCCCGTCGCAAAAATTTTCAGCAACGAAGCGTGCACGGCTCTATTGCGGTGTCCTTGGTCAGTCGCGGCAGCACGATAGAATAA
- a CDS encoding inositol monophosphatase family protein — MSANLTAHLDLSQHQPLALEHRYMQAQRIAVQAAQLGLEYYRQRETLEVLHKDGVGQDVVSMADRELEDFIKGQLAEQFPEDGFLGEETGASDLQARCIWVVDPIDGTSCFVNGLHTWCVSIGLLVDGVPYLGAVADANHDELFHACKGLGAYVNQTPIVVNPAADLTLGVTGVGTSHRRGKEHFVPFLKQLLDEGGMFIRNGSGALMIAYVAAGRLLGYYETHINSWDCLAGLVLVSEAGGQCSDFLKDQGLTEGNPLLVAAPQLYPALARMIGPSLNG; from the coding sequence ATGTCGGCCAACCTCACTGCTCACCTGGACCTCTCTCAACACCAGCCGTTAGCCCTCGAGCATCGCTACATGCAAGCCCAGCGCATCGCGGTTCAGGCCGCGCAGCTGGGGCTTGAATACTATCGCCAGCGCGAAACCCTGGAAGTCCTTCACAAGGACGGTGTTGGCCAGGACGTCGTCAGCATGGCCGACCGTGAACTGGAAGATTTCATCAAGGGGCAATTGGCCGAACAGTTCCCCGAAGATGGCTTTCTCGGTGAAGAAACCGGGGCCAGTGACTTGCAGGCGCGCTGCATCTGGGTGGTCGACCCGATTGACGGCACCAGCTGTTTCGTCAACGGCTTGCACACCTGGTGCGTGTCCATTGGCTTGCTGGTGGATGGCGTGCCGTACCTGGGCGCCGTGGCCGATGCCAACCACGATGAACTGTTTCATGCCTGCAAAGGCCTGGGCGCCTACGTCAACCAGACGCCGATCGTGGTCAACCCGGCTGCCGATCTGACCCTGGGCGTGACCGGTGTCGGCACCTCCCATCGGCGCGGCAAGGAGCACTTTGTACCGTTCCTCAAACAGCTGCTGGATGAGGGCGGAATGTTCATTCGTAATGGTTCGGGTGCGTTAATGATTGCGTACGTCGCCGCCGGACGCCTGCTCGGCTACTACGAAACCCATATCAACAGCTGGGATTGCCTGGCGGGCCTGGTGCTGGTTAGCGAAGCCGGTGGCCAGTGCAGTGATTTTTTAAAGGACCAGGGTCTGACTGAAGGCAACCCGCTGCTGGTGGCTGCCCCTCAGCTTTACCCGGCTCTGGCCCGCATGATCGGGCCGTCCTTGAACGGGTAA
- a CDS encoding MFS transporter, which yields MTSLLNAFKAAPAREGAPSHDMQRFKVLRWQTFLSMSLSYALFYVCRLSFNVVKPALVSNNILTPTQLGIIGSALFFAYAVGKLVNGFLADHSNVRRFMMLGLLLSAIVNACMGMTTNTIILTLIWGLNGWAQSMGVGPCVVSLSRWYTDKERGTFYGFWSIAHSLGEALTYVAVAAVVVTWGWQFGYWLATLMGLVGLALIYFFMADSPQSCGFAPVQAPEPHDKAGPSILGKQLELLKNPALWLLALASCLMYIGRYAVISWGVFFLENAKAYNTLSASTLISITGVFGIIGTGLSGLISDRFFKGKRNALAMIFGLMNTASLTAFLFVPAGHYWLDATAMMFFGLSMGALLCFLGGLMATDIASKSASGAALGMIGIASYGGAAAGEILTGVLIEHGTTVLSNGSKLYQFQTLSIFWVSASLISVLMTALFALYIQKRTPPPMGKTAAFPEPTKI from the coding sequence ATGACATCTCTACTCAATGCCTTCAAGGCAGCACCTGCCCGCGAGGGTGCCCCCAGCCATGACATGCAACGGTTCAAGGTATTGCGCTGGCAGACCTTCTTGTCCATGTCACTGAGTTACGCCTTGTTCTACGTATGTCGCCTCTCGTTCAACGTGGTCAAGCCGGCACTGGTATCGAACAACATACTGACCCCCACTCAACTGGGCATCATCGGCTCGGCGCTGTTCTTCGCCTATGCGGTCGGCAAACTGGTCAACGGCTTTCTGGCCGACCACTCCAATGTCCGGCGCTTCATGATGCTGGGCCTGCTGCTCAGCGCAATCGTCAACGCCTGCATGGGCATGACCACCAACACGATCATCCTGACCCTGATCTGGGGCCTCAACGGCTGGGCCCAGTCCATGGGCGTCGGGCCGTGCGTGGTCTCGCTGTCGCGCTGGTACACCGACAAGGAACGCGGCACGTTCTATGGCTTCTGGTCGATTGCCCACAGCCTGGGCGAAGCCTTGACCTACGTGGCCGTGGCCGCCGTGGTGGTGACCTGGGGCTGGCAGTTCGGTTACTGGCTTGCCACCCTTATGGGGCTGGTGGGGCTGGCCCTGATTTACTTCTTTATGGCCGACTCGCCACAAAGTTGCGGCTTTGCTCCCGTGCAAGCCCCCGAGCCCCATGACAAGGCCGGGCCAAGCATCCTCGGCAAACAGCTGGAACTGCTGAAAAACCCGGCCCTGTGGCTGCTCGCCCTGGCCTCCTGCCTGATGTACATCGGGCGCTATGCGGTGATTTCCTGGGGCGTGTTCTTCCTTGAAAACGCCAAGGCCTATAACACCCTGAGCGCCTCGACACTGATCTCCATTACCGGAGTTTTCGGGATTATCGGTACCGGCCTGAGCGGTTTGATTTCGGACCGTTTCTTCAAGGGCAAGCGCAACGCCCTGGCGATGATTTTCGGCTTGATGAACACCGCGTCGCTGACCGCGTTCCTGTTCGTTCCGGCCGGCCATTATTGGCTGGATGCCACAGCCATGATGTTCTTCGGCCTTTCGATGGGCGCGCTGCTGTGTTTCCTCGGCGGGCTGATGGCCACGGACATTGCCTCCAAAAGCGCTTCGGGCGCCGCGTTGGGCATGATCGGTATCGCCAGCTATGGCGGCGCAGCAGCAGGTGAAATTCTCACCGGCGTGCTGATCGAGCACGGCACCACAGTATTGAGCAATGGCAGCAAGTTGTATCAATTCCAGACCCTGTCGATCTTCTGGGTCAGCGCTTCACTGATTTCGGTACTCATGACCGCCCTGTTTGCCCTGTACATCCAGAAGCGCACGCCACCGCCAATGGGTAAAACAGCAGCGTTTCCTGAACCGACAAAGATATAA
- a CDS encoding oligogalacturonate-specific porin KdgM family protein, with protein sequence MTYPLNEALNTGFFSPQVAHVCKSGRYNGLIAALCFTALEGALMLMPTASHALDLDYQHQYNEKDRDHTDKVMITQALDNGLAFSFQMVASPAVKENGQPGQPFEHMTKDALKGKVKYSHKLTKRLKFKPKFTYSQGKDKKSYKPAFKFPYELNKSFSVIPGYYYKVTTYKDDGKDTKRDNVWSLGGKYRTDRMSIGIARKEIYSNQIAFDGKKRNYSNKFVIDYKVTHRFIPYFEVADVYVDKDTDERQARYRVGFKYKF encoded by the coding sequence ATGACCTACCCATTGAATGAAGCCCTGAACACCGGTTTTTTTTCACCGCAGGTTGCACACGTGTGCAAATCCGGTCGCTACAACGGCCTGATCGCCGCCCTGTGCTTCACCGCGCTGGAAGGCGCGCTCATGCTGATGCCCACTGCGTCCCACGCGCTGGATCTGGACTACCAGCATCAGTACAACGAAAAGGATCGTGACCACACTGACAAGGTGATGATCACCCAGGCCCTGGACAATGGCCTGGCGTTCTCCTTCCAGATGGTCGCCAGCCCCGCGGTCAAGGAAAACGGCCAGCCCGGCCAGCCGTTTGAACACATGACCAAGGATGCCCTGAAAGGCAAGGTCAAGTACTCACACAAACTCACCAAGCGCTTGAAGTTCAAACCCAAGTTCACCTACTCCCAGGGCAAGGATAAAAAGTCCTATAAACCGGCGTTCAAATTCCCCTACGAGTTGAACAAAAGTTTTTCCGTGATCCCCGGTTACTACTACAAAGTCACCACTTATAAAGATGACGGCAAGGACACCAAAAGAGACAACGTCTGGTCACTGGGCGGTAAGTACCGAACCGACCGGATGTCCATCGGCATCGCGCGCAAAGAGATTTACAGCAACCAGATAGCGTTTGACGGCAAGAAACGTAACTACAGCAACAAGTTCGTCATCGACTACAAAGTGACCCACCGGTTCATTCCGTACTTTGAAGTGGCCGACGTGTACGTCGACAAAGACACCGACGAGCGTCAGGCCCGCTATCGCGTGGGCTTTAAATACAAATTCTGA